Proteins encoded in a region of the Panicum hallii strain FIL2 chromosome 3, PHallii_v3.1, whole genome shotgun sequence genome:
- the LOC112887145 gene encoding uncharacterized protein LOC112887145, which yields MEGVGIGGSPRPLALPPPAKDVDEVALALTKRARKRSRYLSPPYTDTDVREEEVAGEGPPPNVSAAEALSAVLTAALRQEQGQGVDPEALRFLTLYRNRNRATTLTFDTHPGSRAAAGGGSNKPPSPAAAGGGGGGHTMANLSAGPAMPRPGDGSPAPAKTKKNPQAPPAVGKTADGQIRAPKSAGFAVNAANGLANPSPPAKKKKYKKRMRSAGHEQQHFGNPVALVLDFAAGTPLPSKEDLVSTFRRFGSVIDSETAIAQDKHSARVAFATRAEAEAAFSCAGALGAFGPPSAVPSLQDLPPTVRGAPPPVPKLPLTDIRSNLEKMIASLNRRGPEEAVPAMGNLVGEMQGLLAKVDKMLQGRSATGRHHH from the coding sequence ATGGAGGGGGTTGGCATTGGCGGCAGCCCGCGCCCGCTGGCCCTACCACCTCCCGCCAAGGACGTCGACGAGGTGGCACTGGCGCTCACCAAGCGCGCGCGCAAGAGGAGCAGGTACCTCTCCCCTCCCTACACCGACACGGATGTCCGGGAGGAGGAGGTCGCCGGGGAGGGGCCGCCGCCCAATGTCTCCGCCGCGGAGGCGCTGTCCGCTGTCCTAACCGCCGCGCTTCGGCAGGAGCAGGGGCAGGGGGTGGATCCGGAGGCCCTCCGCTTCCTGACCCTGTACAGGAAcaggaacagggccaccacccTCACCTTCGACACTCACCCCGGTtcccgtgccgccgccggcggtggTAGCAACAAGCCCCCAtcacctgctgctgctggtggtggcggcggcggccacacGATGGCCAACCTCAGTGCAGGCCCTGCCATGCCCAGGCCTGGTGATGGAtccccagccccagccaagaCGAAGAAGAATCCCCAAGCTCCTCCTGCCGTTGGAAAAACTGCCGATGGACAGATTCGGGCACCCAAATCGGCTGGTTTTGCTGTCAATGCAGCAAATGGTCTCGCTAATCCTTCTCCGCcagcgaagaagaagaagtacaAGAAAAGGATGAGGAGCGCTGGGCACGAGCAGCAGCACTTCGGGAACCCCGTGGCACTTGTCCTCGACTTCGCAGCGGGAACTCCTCTGCCCTCCAAGGAGGACCTCGTCTCCACGTTCCGCAGGTTCGGCTCCGTGATCGACTCCGAGACCGCCATTGCCCAGGACAAGCACAGCGCGCGCGTGGCGTTCGCCACCAGGGCTGAAGCGGAGGCCGCCTTCAGCTGCGCGGGAGCTCTCGGCGCGTTCGGACCTCCATCTGCGGTGCCAAGCCTCCAGGACCTCCCTCCCACCGTTcgcggcgcgccgccgcccgtcccgaAGCTCCCGCTCACAGACATCAGGAGTAACCTTGAGAAGATGATCGCGTCCTTGAACCGACGAGGACCTGAAGAAGCGGTGCCGGCCATGGGCAACCTTGTGGGAGAAATGCAAGGTCTTCTGGCCAAGGTTGACAAGATGCTGCAGGGTCGTTCTGCTACCGGCCGTCATCACCATTAG